One Cyclopterus lumpus isolate fCycLum1 chromosome 7, fCycLum1.pri, whole genome shotgun sequence DNA window includes the following coding sequences:
- the LOC117733272 gene encoding chymotrypsin-C-like isoform X2 has protein sequence MKVVVFALFVVGAYGCGLPTFPPVVTRVVGGEDVRPHSWPWQISLQYNRQGEWRHTCGGTLISNQWVLTAAHCIRYETYRVAMGKHNLIQTEDAAVFMGTANIVVHEKWNPFFIRNDIALIKLESPVTFSDSITAACLPSAGFLLPHNESCYVTGWGRVYTGGPIADILQQALLPVVDHATCTKRDWWGTQVKDTMVCAGGDGVVSGCNGDSGGPLNCQTTAGAWEVHGIVSFGSGLSCNFPKKPTVFTQVSSYIDWISSVSS, from the exons AtgaaggttgttgtttttgctctctTTGTTGTTGGTG CCTACGGGTGTGGCCTGCCCACCTTCCCTCCTGTGGTGACCAGGGTGGTTGGAGGAGAGGATGTCAGGCCTCACAGCTGGCCCTGGCAG ATTTCCCTGCAGTACAACAGACAGGGCGAATGGAGACACACCTGTGGAGGTACTCTGATTTCCAACCAGTGGGTCCTCACTGCTGCTCACTGTATCAGGTATGAAACA TACCGAGTGGCCATGGGAAAGCACAACCTGATACAGACAGAGgacgctgctgtgttcatggGCACCGCTAACATTGTCGTGCATGAGAAGTGGAACCCCTTCTTCATCCg TAATGACATCGCCCTGATCAAGCTGGAGTCCCCCGTCACCTTCTCCGACAGCATCACGGCTGCTTGTCTCCCTTCTGCTGgcttcctcctcccccacaacgAGTCCTGCTACGTCACTGGATGGGGCCGCGTGTACA ccGGAGGTCCCATTGCTGATATCCTGCAGCAGGCCCTCCTGCCCGTGGTGGACCACGCCACCTGCACCAAGCGTGACTGGTGGGGTACTCAGGTGAAGGACACCATGGTCTGTGCCGGTGGAGATGGAGTTGTGTCTGGCTGCAAC GGTGACTCTGGCGGCCCTCTGAACTGCCAGACGACTGCTGGTGCCTGGGAGGTGCACGGCATCGTCAGCTTTGGCTCCGGGCTCAGCTGCAATTTCCCCAAGAAGCCCACCGTCTTCACCCAAGTCAGCTCCTACATCGACTGGATCAGCTCCGTAAGCTCCTGA
- the LOC117733272 gene encoding chymotrypsin-C-like isoform X1, which produces MKVVVFALFVVGAYGCGLPTFPPVVTRVVGGEDVRPHSWPWQISLQYNRQGEWRHTCGGTLISNQWVLTAAHCISKGREYRVAMGKHNLIQTEDAAVFMGTANIVVHEKWNPFFIRNDIALIKLESPVTFSDSITAACLPSAGFLLPHNESCYVTGWGRVYTGGPIADILQQALLPVVDHATCTKRDWWGTQVKDTMVCAGGDGVVSGCNGDSGGPLNCQTTAGAWEVHGIVSFGSGLSCNFPKKPTVFTQVSSYIDWISSKMVAY; this is translated from the exons AtgaaggttgttgtttttgctctctTTGTTGTTGGTG CCTACGGGTGTGGCCTGCCCACCTTCCCTCCTGTGGTGACCAGGGTGGTTGGAGGAGAGGATGTCAGGCCTCACAGCTGGCCCTGGCAG ATTTCCCTGCAGTACAACAGACAGGGCGAATGGAGACACACCTGTGGAGGTACTCTGATTTCCAACCAGTGGGTCCTCACTGCTGCTCACTGTATCAG CAAAGGCAGGGAGTACCGAGTGGCCATGGGAAAGCACAACCTGATACAGACAGAGgacgctgctgtgttcatggGCACCGCTAACATTGTCGTGCATGAGAAGTGGAACCCCTTCTTCATCCg TAATGACATCGCCCTGATCAAGCTGGAGTCCCCCGTCACCTTCTCCGACAGCATCACGGCTGCTTGTCTCCCTTCTGCTGgcttcctcctcccccacaacgAGTCCTGCTACGTCACTGGATGGGGCCGCGTGTACA ccGGAGGTCCCATTGCTGATATCCTGCAGCAGGCCCTCCTGCCCGTGGTGGACCACGCCACCTGCACCAAGCGTGACTGGTGGGGTACTCAGGTGAAGGACACCATGGTCTGTGCCGGTGGAGATGGAGTTGTGTCTGGCTGCAAC GGTGACTCTGGCGGCCCTCTGAACTGCCAGACGACTGCTGGTGCCTGGGAGGTGCACGGCATCGTCAGCTTTGGCTCCGGGCTCAGCTGCAATTTCCCCAAGAAGCCCACCGTCTTCACCCAAGTCAGCTCCTACATCGACTGGATCAGCTCC AAAATGGTGGCCTATTGA